The Halalkalibacter krulwichiae genome has a segment encoding these proteins:
- a CDS encoding undecaprenyl-diphosphate phosphatase, translating to MSIIEALIFGIVQGITEFLPISSTAHIVITQILLGYQFPGFGFEIYLHFASILAVMIYFRKDLIEVIRGFFNYFTNRSSYNRTQFYFGVYIIVATGITGVLGMLLEGFIGASLKTPPFIAIALAVTGLFLIIIERFVRYGKRTERDMTFKDSILVGLGQTLAVIPGISRSGATLVTALFAGLSRETAVRYSFLLSIPVILGSSVLALGDFTEGTLVAEVGVVALLVSFIATFIFSWLGIIWLIEFLKKSKLVYFAIYCFVAAIFVYFFLDNSLIIEL from the coding sequence ATGTCAATCATTGAAGCATTAATATTTGGAATTGTACAAGGTATAACGGAATTTTTGCCTATCTCAAGTACTGCCCATATCGTCATAACACAAATTCTATTAGGCTACCAATTCCCAGGGTTCGGATTTGAAATATATTTACATTTTGCTTCTATTCTAGCTGTCATGATTTATTTCAGGAAAGATTTAATTGAAGTCATTAGAGGATTTTTTAATTATTTCACGAATCGTTCAAGTTACAACCGTACGCAGTTCTACTTCGGTGTCTATATTATTGTTGCAACGGGAATTACAGGTGTACTTGGAATGCTCCTAGAAGGTTTTATTGGCGCTTCTTTAAAAACACCACCTTTCATTGCGATTGCATTAGCTGTAACTGGATTGTTCTTAATTATTATTGAGCGTTTTGTTCGTTATGGAAAGCGTACAGAAAGAGACATGACCTTTAAAGATTCAATCTTAGTAGGATTAGGTCAAACATTAGCTGTTATCCCTGGGATTTCTCGGTCTGGTGCAACACTTGTAACAGCATTATTTGCCGGATTAAGTCGCGAAACAGCTGTTCGTTACTCATTTTTACTTTCAATCCCAGTGATCTTAGGTTCTAGTGTGTTAGCACTTGGTGATTTTACAGAAGGAACATTAGTTGCTGAAGTAGGAGTCGTCGCTTTACTCGTATCTTTTATTGCGACATTTATCTTTTCTTGGTTAGGAATTATTTGGCTTATTGAGTTTCTTAAGAAGAGTAAACTTGTTTATTTCGCCATTTACTGCTTCGTCGCAGCTATTTTCGTCTATTTCTTTCTAGATAATAGTTTAATTATTGAATTATAA
- a CDS encoding TlpA disulfide reductase family protein, with product MKRTTTMLVLAVAIVLVIGIIFFQERKQIGNEPGMIAENFTLPMHNQAASELNDYQGDVIILNMWASWCEPCRDEMPDLMDLQADFQNEGLTILTVNMQTFERTLNDAPNFIDELEISLPVFFDEKGLVAERYNIIGMPTTYIIGRDGTIEHLIRGEVHYEGLEALIEPLL from the coding sequence ATGAAACGAACTACAACCATGCTTGTGTTGGCTGTAGCGATTGTTCTTGTTATTGGAATTATCTTTTTTCAAGAACGCAAGCAAATTGGTAATGAACCTGGTATGATTGCTGAAAATTTTACCTTACCAATGCATAATCAAGCGGCGAGTGAGCTCAATGACTATCAAGGTGATGTAATTATACTCAATATGTGGGCTTCTTGGTGTGAACCATGTCGTGATGAAATGCCAGATTTAATGGATTTACAAGCAGATTTTCAGAATGAAGGCTTAACGATTTTGACAGTAAACATGCAAACATTTGAACGAACTTTAAATGATGCACCTAACTTTATTGATGAATTAGAAATTTCATTACCCGTCTTCTTTGATGAAAAAGGGCTTGTCGCAGAGCGCTACAACATAATTGGTATGCCAACGACTTATATTATCGGAAGAGATGGAACAATTGAGCATTTGATTCGCGGAGAAGTACATTATGAAGGGTTGGAAGCGTTAATCGAACCATTGCTCTAA
- a CDS encoding DUF3866 family protein, producing the protein MYKQLQANVLAIQFEDRNIQKLLTTTGAKRAILYKQLTPRVDVGANILINVTATELNLGTGGWDIVCGVDPGVDWQTDENNGHIMKGRYTPFQHSVLAIESQESQYHDQFTKPFSLQGSKVWLAELHSMVPLFYFVSQQIKRDSKCCVIFDDQAALALSISDQLRSLHQEERFYSISVGQAFGGQFEATTIASALQYAKLILDADFILISVGPGVVGTGTRFGFSGMIMSHWSHTVSALEGIPIWIPRLSLADSRDRHQGLSHHTLTPLCQFTFKRAILPIPFLDEEQRDRIEGQLNQYRPFQAEHDIYFAEEDLVSELITDALAKATLPIQTMGRKYEDDPLFFSAVAEAIRFAEG; encoded by the coding sequence ATGTATAAACAATTACAAGCGAATGTTCTAGCTATTCAGTTTGAAGATCGTAACATTCAAAAGTTATTGACTACGACAGGGGCAAAGCGTGCGATTCTTTACAAGCAATTAACCCCACGTGTAGATGTTGGAGCAAATATCCTTATCAATGTTACAGCTACAGAACTCAATCTTGGCACTGGCGGCTGGGATATTGTATGTGGGGTGGATCCGGGCGTTGATTGGCAAACTGATGAGAATAATGGTCACATAATGAAAGGCCGCTATACCCCATTTCAACATAGTGTGTTAGCGATTGAGTCTCAGGAGAGTCAATATCACGATCAATTTACAAAGCCGTTTTCCCTTCAAGGAAGCAAAGTTTGGCTTGCGGAATTACACAGCATGGTTCCGCTTTTTTATTTTGTGTCCCAACAAATAAAAAGGGATAGTAAATGCTGTGTTATTTTTGATGACCAAGCAGCCCTAGCTTTATCAATAAGTGATCAACTTCGAAGTCTTCATCAAGAAGAGAGATTTTACTCAATTTCTGTTGGTCAAGCTTTTGGAGGTCAATTTGAAGCTACTACAATCGCCTCTGCCTTACAGTATGCCAAATTAATACTAGATGCTGACTTTATTCTTATTTCAGTCGGTCCTGGTGTTGTTGGAACTGGAACTCGCTTTGGTTTTTCTGGAATGATTATGTCTCATTGGTCCCATACAGTTAGTGCTCTTGAAGGCATACCTATATGGATTCCTAGATTATCACTTGCAGACTCGAGAGACCGTCATCAAGGGCTTAGTCATCATACGCTAACTCCACTTTGTCAATTTACTTTTAAAAGAGCAATTCTACCAATTCCCTTTTTAGATGAAGAGCAGCGCGATAGAATCGAAGGTCAACTGAATCAATATAGGCCGTTTCAAGCCGAACACGATATTTATTTTGCAGAGGAAGACCTTGTCTCTGAGCTCATAACAGATGCATTAGCAAAAGCAACGTTGCCAATTCAAACAATGGGACGTAAGTATGAAGACGATCCACTGTTTTTCTCTGCTGTCGCGGAAGCAATACGTTTTGCAGAAGGATGA
- the mciZ gene encoding Z-ring formation inhibitor MciZ, with protein sequence MKGRAYMKIYVHNQGVIMAGKAWEIKAKLKQAQKSYHLVEDWVHAVQNHPSAKRIASATAEKNSGSSSYLRPIV encoded by the coding sequence ATGAAAGGACGAGCATATATGAAAATCTACGTTCATAATCAAGGAGTTATTATGGCTGGTAAGGCATGGGAAATCAAAGCTAAATTAAAACAAGCGCAAAAATCTTATCATTTAGTTGAAGATTGGGTTCATGCGGTACAAAATCATCCTTCTGCAAAACGTATTGCTTCCGCGACAGCAGAGAAAAACAGTGGATCGTCTTCATACTTACGTCCCATTGTTTGA
- a CDS encoding NUDIX hydrolase — protein MKHLIEKTIKTTDVFKGRVIDLQVEEVELPNGKTSTREVIKHPGAVAVIPVTREGKLVLVRQYRKALNKVIVEIPAGKLEQGENPLDCAKRELEEETGYNTNQLHFLLSFYTSPGFADEIIYLYLAEELGEGTSQTDEDEFLDVLEVTLDEAEKMIKQEIIHDAKTVYAVQYLKMKELSKGW, from the coding sequence ATGAAACATTTAATTGAAAAAACGATAAAAACAACAGACGTCTTTAAAGGTCGAGTGATCGACTTACAAGTAGAAGAAGTAGAACTGCCGAATGGAAAAACTAGCACAAGAGAAGTGATTAAGCACCCTGGTGCCGTTGCTGTGATCCCTGTAACGAGAGAAGGCAAATTAGTTCTTGTAAGACAATATAGAAAAGCTTTGAATAAGGTGATTGTTGAGATTCCTGCAGGAAAGTTAGAACAAGGAGAAAATCCACTAGATTGTGCTAAACGAGAACTAGAGGAGGAAACAGGGTATAACACAAATCAGTTACATTTTTTGCTTTCATTTTACACATCACCAGGATTTGCAGATGAAATCATTTACTTATATCTAGCAGAAGAACTAGGAGAAGGAACGAGTCAAACAGACGAAGATGAATTCCTTGACGTTTTAGAAGTGACTTTAGATGAAGCGGAAAAGATGATTAAACAAGAAATCATTCATGATGCTAAAACAGTGTATGCGGTTCAATACTTAAAAATGAAAGAGTTGAGTAAAGGATGGTAG
- a CDS encoding endonuclease Q family protein, giving the protein MVELREYVADLHIHIGRTRLGAAVKITAASSLTLKSIIQYASNVKGVNFIGVIDCHVVEVMNEIEEDIKLGKALQLEEGGIAYQGVTLLLGSEIELYDENCQGPIHILAFMPTLKSMSEFSLWMAKRMKNPTLSSQRIYENAQVLQRKVRELGGLFIPAHAFTPFKSLYGKGVRESLTEVFDPKLIDAIELGLSSDTNMADQIKEIHQYPYLTNSDAHSLEKIAREYQIIKLREPSFHEIQLALKKKDGRKIMANYGLNPLLGKYYQTICARCATQTTLAVCPACGANSKIKGVSDRLMELASVTSKQIDRPPYVHQVPLEFIPKLGKKTLEKLRNHFGTDMNIIHHVEESQLRQVVPEAIAASIIAARYGKLSIKAGGGGLMGK; this is encoded by the coding sequence ATGGTAGAGTTACGAGAGTATGTCGCTGATTTACATATCCATATTGGACGAACGCGTTTAGGAGCAGCAGTTAAAATAACTGCTGCTTCTTCATTAACCTTAAAATCTATTATTCAGTATGCTTCAAATGTGAAAGGAGTCAATTTTATTGGTGTAATTGACTGCCATGTAGTTGAAGTAATGAATGAAATTGAAGAAGACATTAAATTGGGGAAAGCTCTTCAATTAGAAGAAGGAGGGATCGCATATCAAGGGGTGACGCTATTGCTCGGTTCAGAAATTGAACTATATGATGAGAACTGTCAAGGGCCAATTCATATACTTGCCTTTATGCCAACTCTTAAGTCAATGAGTGAGTTTAGTTTATGGATGGCAAAACGAATGAAAAACCCTACCCTTAGCTCTCAAAGGATTTATGAAAATGCACAAGTGTTACAAAGAAAAGTAAGAGAGTTAGGAGGGTTGTTTATACCAGCCCATGCTTTCACTCCTTTTAAAAGTTTGTATGGAAAAGGAGTAAGGGAAAGTTTAACGGAAGTTTTTGATCCGAAGCTCATTGATGCAATTGAACTTGGATTAAGCAGTGATACGAATATGGCTGACCAAATTAAAGAAATTCATCAATATCCTTATTTAACAAATTCTGATGCCCATTCTTTAGAGAAAATAGCAAGGGAATATCAAATCATAAAACTAAGGGAGCCTTCGTTTCATGAAATTCAGTTAGCGCTTAAGAAGAAAGATGGAAGAAAAATTATGGCTAATTATGGGTTGAATCCATTATTAGGAAAATATTATCAAACAATATGTGCCAGATGTGCGACACAGACAACATTGGCAGTTTGTCCTGCTTGTGGCGCAAACAGTAAAATAAAAGGTGTATCAGATCGCTTAATGGAACTGGCGTCGGTCACATCAAAACAAATAGATAGACCTCCATATGTACATCAAGTTCCGCTTGAGTTCATACCGAAGCTAGGGAAGAAAACACTGGAAAAGCTCAGGAATCATTTTGGTACAGATATGAACATTATTCATCATGTAGAAGAAAGCCAATTACGACAAGTCGTTCCTGAAGCAATAGCCGCTTCCATTATCGCAGCTAGATATGGGAAGCTTTCTATTAAAGCTGGTGGAGGGGGGCTTATGGGAAAGTAG
- the spoIIM gene encoding stage II sporulation protein M — protein sequence MKYGIREVIASHLEENRTIYVFTTILFLIGIVFGAIIVNSLSLTQKHDLYMYVNQFFGHMQQGELAQPSAIFSQSFAHYAKYFGLMWILGLSIIGLPVILILLFLKGVVVGFTVGFLVNQMGMSGFFLSFVSIMPQNFILVPAFIIVGTVSVSFCLKMVRQQFMKRGNMPIFPQFMRYSLLILCVGSALTLASAFEAYVSPVLMKWVITTMI from the coding sequence ATGAAGTACGGTATACGAGAGGTAATAGCCTCTCATTTAGAAGAGAACCGAACGATCTATGTCTTTACGACGATTCTATTTTTAATTGGAATTGTATTTGGAGCGATCATTGTTAATAGTTTAAGTTTAACTCAAAAACATGATCTATATATGTATGTCAATCAATTCTTTGGTCACATGCAACAAGGAGAGTTAGCCCAACCTTCGGCCATCTTTAGTCAGAGTTTTGCTCACTATGCAAAATACTTTGGATTAATGTGGATATTAGGTTTATCGATTATCGGTTTACCAGTCATCTTAATACTACTCTTCTTAAAAGGGGTTGTTGTTGGTTTCACTGTTGGCTTTTTAGTAAATCAAATGGGTATGTCTGGTTTCTTCTTATCATTTGTATCTATTATGCCGCAAAACTTCATCCTCGTGCCTGCTTTTATCATTGTTGGAACGGTGAGCGTTTCATTCTGCCTTAAAATGGTAAGACAACAATTTATGAAGCGAGGAAATATGCCAATTTTCCCACAATTTATGAGATATTCCTTACTGATATTATGTGTGGGGTCAGCTCTTACATTAGCTTCTGCATTCGAGGCATATGTTTCACCAGTATTAATGAAGTGGGTCATCACAACAATGATTTAA
- the fur gene encoding ferric iron uptake transcriptional regulator — protein MEKRLERIKKHLHSQSYKLTPQREATVRVLLEHEEDHLSAEDVYLLVKEKSPEIGLATVYRTLELLAELKIVDKINFGDGVSRFDLRQEGAAHFHHHLVCIECGAVDEIQEDLLGDVEEVVERDWNFKIKDHRLTFHGVCHRCHSEDNQD, from the coding sequence ATGGAGAAGCGACTCGAACGAATAAAAAAACATCTGCACTCACAAAGCTATAAGCTGACACCCCAAAGAGAAGCGACAGTAAGAGTGTTGCTAGAACATGAGGAAGATCATTTAAGTGCAGAAGATGTATACCTCCTAGTAAAAGAAAAATCACCAGAAATTGGACTTGCTACTGTTTATCGAACGCTAGAACTATTAGCGGAATTAAAAATAGTAGATAAAATAAATTTTGGAGACGGTGTCTCACGGTTTGATTTACGTCAAGAGGGAGCTGCACACTTCCATCATCACCTCGTTTGTATTGAATGTGGTGCAGTCGATGAAATTCAAGAGGATTTATTAGGTGATGTAGAGGAAGTTGTTGAACGAGATTGGAATTTTAAAATTAAAGATCATCGTTTAACCTTTCATGGTGTTTGTCATCGTTGTCATAGTGAGGATAATCAAGACTAA
- a CDS encoding YqzK family protein, translating to MRSWFQLVIQTLKVFLLFMGCTLLFYYGILWVSQEYESYHRYDEPQGKAIKVFQMDTSGEHSPSWVERLLMFYREGE from the coding sequence ATGAGATCGTGGTTTCAATTAGTCATTCAAACGTTAAAAGTATTTCTTTTATTTATGGGATGCACTCTTCTTTTTTATTATGGTATTCTATGGGTAAGTCAAGAATATGAAAGCTACCATCGGTATGATGAGCCTCAAGGAAAGGCTATTAAAGTATTTCAGATGGATACTAGCGGTGAACATTCGCCTTCTTGGGTTGAAAGGTTATTGATGTTTTATCGGGAAGGAGAATAA
- the xerD gene encoding site-specific tyrosine recombinase XerD: MEKEMNEFLHYIQVERGLARNTIQSYERDLKKYKFYLKNTAGKEHLNEVDRQLIVDYLYGLKEQGLAETTIARTIASIRAFHQFALREKLAERDPSVHLEIPKRTKRLPKVLSMKEVEDLLAVSNGTDLFSVRNQAMLETLYATGMRVSELIQLTVTDTHLTMGFVRCIGKGNKERIIPLGSKATEALKRYLEQSRHKLMKQNRHDILFVNHHGRALSRQGFWKILKQLAEKANIKKELTPHTLRHSFATHLLENGADLRAVQEMLGHVDISTTQIYTQVTKARMKDVYAQYHPRA; this comes from the coding sequence GTGGAGAAAGAAATGAATGAATTTCTACATTATATTCAAGTAGAGCGGGGCTTGGCGAGAAATACAATACAGTCTTATGAACGTGACTTAAAAAAGTACAAGTTTTATTTGAAAAACACTGCAGGAAAAGAGCATTTAAATGAGGTTGACCGTCAGCTGATTGTCGATTATTTGTATGGATTGAAAGAGCAAGGATTAGCAGAGACAACAATTGCTCGAACAATTGCCTCTATAAGAGCCTTTCATCAATTTGCATTACGTGAAAAACTCGCTGAACGTGATCCATCTGTCCATCTAGAAATTCCGAAAAGAACAAAACGGCTTCCAAAAGTACTTTCTATGAAAGAAGTAGAAGACTTGCTTGCGGTCTCTAATGGTACTGATCTATTTTCCGTTCGAAATCAGGCCATGTTAGAAACTCTTTATGCTACTGGAATGCGTGTGTCTGAACTAATTCAATTAACCGTTACCGATACGCATTTAACGATGGGCTTTGTCAGGTGTATTGGAAAAGGAAATAAAGAGCGGATCATTCCGTTAGGGAGCAAGGCAACTGAAGCTCTTAAGCGGTATCTAGAACAAAGTAGACATAAATTGATGAAACAGAATCGGCATGATATCTTGTTTGTAAATCATCATGGAAGAGCCTTATCGAGACAGGGTTTTTGGAAGATCTTAAAACAGCTAGCGGAGAAAGCAAATATAAAAAAAGAATTAACACCGCATACGCTTAGGCACTCATTTGCCACTCATTTACTTGAAAATGGAGCCGATTTAAGAGCTGTTCAAGAGATGCTTGGCCATGTAGACATTTCTACAACTCAGATTTATACGCAAGTGACTAAAGCAAGAATGAAGGACGTCTATGCTCAATATCATCCAAGAGCATAG
- the deoB gene encoding phosphopentomutase — protein MDSVGIGEAPDAAAFGDEGSHTLKHIAEKMNGLTMPNMAKLGLSHIDEIPGVEKVDKPAAHFGMMQEASSGKDTMTGHWEIMGLKIEEPFQVFPDGFPPELVSELEKQWGRKMIGNKVASGTEILDELGEAHVKTGDLIVYTSADSVLQIAAHEDVVPLEELYDICEKARKLTLDPKYMVGRIIARPFIGENGKWERTPNRHDYALKPFSRTVMNELLDGGFDSIALGKISDIYDGEGISEAIRTVSNDDGMEKLIETIHKPFTGLSFLNLVDFDAKFGHRRDPIGYGQALEQFDRQMAQVIQELGENDLLIITADHGNDPTHPGTDHTRELVPLLVYNKNQKEGKDLGTRQTFADIGATIADNFGVELPKHGKSFLEEL, from the coding sequence ATGGATTCTGTTGGTATAGGAGAAGCTCCTGATGCCGCTGCATTTGGTGATGAAGGATCTCATACATTAAAGCACATTGCTGAAAAAATGAATGGGCTAACAATGCCAAATATGGCCAAATTAGGCTTAAGTCATATTGATGAAATACCAGGAGTAGAAAAAGTTGACAAACCAGCTGCACATTTTGGCATGATGCAAGAAGCATCAAGTGGAAAAGATACAATGACAGGTCACTGGGAGATAATGGGTTTGAAAATTGAAGAGCCATTTCAAGTTTTTCCTGACGGATTTCCGCCTGAACTCGTGTCAGAGCTCGAAAAGCAATGGGGACGTAAAATGATTGGCAATAAAGTTGCTTCTGGTACAGAAATACTAGATGAACTAGGGGAAGCGCATGTGAAAACAGGAGACTTAATCGTCTATACTTCTGCTGATTCAGTTCTCCAAATTGCTGCACATGAAGATGTCGTTCCGTTAGAAGAATTATATGATATTTGTGAGAAGGCACGTAAGCTTACTCTAGATCCTAAATATATGGTAGGACGTATAATAGCTCGACCTTTCATTGGCGAAAATGGAAAGTGGGAGAGAACCCCTAACCGACACGATTATGCATTAAAACCTTTTAGTCGTACAGTAATGAATGAATTATTAGATGGAGGATTTGACTCGATTGCTTTAGGGAAAATATCCGATATTTATGATGGCGAAGGAATTTCTGAAGCAATCCGAACGGTTTCAAACGATGATGGAATGGAGAAACTTATTGAGACGATCCATAAGCCATTTACCGGATTGAGCTTTTTAAATTTAGTTGATTTTGATGCAAAGTTTGGCCATAGGCGAGATCCGATTGGGTACGGTCAAGCACTTGAACAATTTGATCGTCAGATGGCGCAGGTGATTCAGGAGTTAGGGGAGAATGATTTATTAATCATTACAGCAGATCATGGTAATGATCCTACTCATCCAGGCACAGACCATACTCGAGAATTAGTTCCGCTTCTTGTTTACAATAAAAATCAAAAAGAAGGTAAAGATTTAGGGACACGTCAAACATTCGCTGATATTGGTGCGACTATTGCTGATAATTTTGGAGTTGAATTACCTAAGCACGGAAAAAGCTTTTTAGAGGAACTTTAG
- a CDS encoding purine-nucleoside phosphorylase, translating to MLDRNVIEQTATFLNDKIDGKPQIGLILGSGLGILAEEIENPVHVPYEQIPNFPVSTVAGHAGQLVFGTLEGKQVVAMQGRFHFYEGYSMDVVTFPIRVMKAIGVEQIIVTNAAGGVNEAYEAGNLMIISDHINNFGQNPLIGPNDEEHGVRFPDMSSAYSERLRKLAKEKAQVLQIDVKEGVYVGNTGPTYETPAEVRMLRIIGADAVGMSTVPEVIVARHAGIEVLGISCISNMAAGILPQPLTHDEVMETTERVKADFLSLVKAIVKDM from the coding sequence ATGTTAGATCGAAATGTAATTGAACAAACAGCAACATTTTTAAACGATAAGATTGATGGTAAACCGCAAATCGGTTTAATTTTAGGTTCTGGTTTAGGGATACTAGCTGAAGAAATTGAGAATCCGGTTCACGTACCTTATGAACAAATTCCAAACTTTCCTGTTTCGACTGTTGCTGGGCATGCAGGACAATTGGTGTTTGGTACGTTAGAAGGAAAACAAGTTGTCGCTATGCAAGGAAGGTTTCACTTCTATGAAGGTTATAGTATGGATGTTGTGACATTCCCAATCCGTGTAATGAAGGCAATTGGTGTAGAACAGATCATTGTTACGAATGCTGCTGGCGGAGTAAACGAGGCTTATGAGGCGGGTAATTTAATGATTATTAGCGATCACATTAACAATTTTGGTCAAAACCCATTAATTGGCCCTAATGATGAAGAACATGGAGTTCGTTTTCCGGATATGTCATCGGCATATTCTGAGCGTCTGCGAAAGCTTGCAAAAGAAAAAGCACAGGTATTACAAATTGATGTCAAAGAAGGTGTTTATGTTGGAAATACTGGTCCAACGTATGAAACGCCAGCGGAAGTTCGAATGCTTCGAATTATTGGAGCCGATGCGGTAGGAATGTCAACAGTACCAGAAGTTATTGTTGCTCGTCATGCTGGAATAGAAGTATTAGGAATTTCTTGTATTTCTAACATGGCTGCGGGGATTTTACCTCAACCTTTGACACATGATGAAGTTATGGAAACGACTGAACGTGTGAAAGCCGACTTTTTATCCTTAGTAAAGGCAATTGTGAAAGATATGTAA
- a CDS encoding pyrimidine-nucleoside phosphorylase has product MRMVDLIEKKRDGNELTKEEIRFVIEGYTSGDIPDYQMSALAMAIFFQDMTTEERAELTMAMVESGDQIDLSAIEGIKVDKHSTGGVGDKTTIALAPLVAAVGVPVAKMSGRGLGHTGGTIDKLEAIPGFSVEIDTSKFTKLVNQNKLAVVGQSGNLTPADKKLYSLRDVTATVNSIPLIASSIMSKKIASGADAIVLDVKTGSGAFMKKLEHSKELAESMVAIGKNLGRDTMAIISDMNQPLGRTIGNALEVKEAMEMLRGEGPDDLKELCLTLGSQMVYLAKKASSIEEARIKLEEVIGNGRALETLKTFIEAQNGDPSIVDDPTKLPTAQHIIEVEAKESGMIAEIIADKIGTAAMLLGAGRATKESTIDLAVGIVLNKKIGDHVEIGDSLVTIHANSEDVSEVIDIVVGAYSIANQKVAKPTLIYDVIH; this is encoded by the coding sequence ATGCGCATGGTTGACCTTATTGAGAAGAAAAGGGACGGCAATGAATTAACGAAAGAGGAGATTCGTTTTGTCATTGAGGGCTATACATCAGGAGATATTCCAGATTACCAAATGTCAGCGCTGGCTATGGCAATTTTCTTTCAGGATATGACAACAGAAGAAAGAGCTGAATTAACAATGGCAATGGTCGAATCGGGCGATCAGATTGACTTAAGCGCAATCGAAGGAATAAAAGTAGACAAACATTCTACTGGAGGAGTTGGGGATAAAACAACAATTGCTCTTGCACCACTTGTTGCTGCTGTTGGCGTACCAGTAGCAAAAATGTCTGGGCGTGGTTTAGGTCATACTGGAGGGACGATTGATAAGCTTGAAGCAATTCCTGGTTTCAGTGTTGAAATTGATACAAGCAAATTTACCAAACTCGTCAATCAAAATAAGTTAGCTGTTGTTGGACAATCAGGGAACCTTACTCCAGCTGATAAGAAACTGTATTCGTTAAGAGATGTAACAGCTACTGTGAACTCAATTCCACTTATTGCTAGCTCGATCATGAGTAAGAAAATTGCATCAGGAGCCGATGCGATTGTATTGGATGTGAAAACAGGATCGGGAGCCTTTATGAAGAAGCTTGAACATTCAAAAGAACTTGCTGAATCGATGGTAGCGATCGGGAAGAATCTTGGGCGGGATACGATGGCAATCATCTCAGACATGAATCAGCCATTAGGCCGAACGATAGGAAATGCTTTAGAAGTTAAAGAAGCGATGGAGATGCTTCGTGGAGAAGGTCCAGATGACTTAAAAGAGCTTTGTTTAACATTAGGCAGCCAAATGGTATACCTTGCAAAGAAGGCATCTTCTATTGAGGAAGCTCGTATAAAACTTGAAGAAGTAATTGGCAATGGAAGAGCATTAGAAACATTAAAAACGTTCATTGAAGCGCAAAATGGCGATCCTTCAATTGTCGATGATCCTACTAAATTACCGACTGCCCAACATATCATTGAAGTTGAAGCGAAAGAATCTGGAATGATTGCTGAAATCATTGCAGACAAAATTGGAACTGCAGCAATGTTGCTAGGCGCAGGTAGGGCAACAAAAGAATCTACGATTGATCTTGCAGTAGGAATTGTTCTAAATAAAAAAATCGGTGATCACGTTGAAATTGGCGATTCACTTGTGACAATTCACGCTAACTCAGAGGATGTTAGCGAAGTTATCGATATTGTAGTAGGAGCTTATTCAATTGCTAATCAAAAAGTTGCGAAACCGACATTAATCTATGATGTAATTCATTGA